One window of Panthera tigris isolate Pti1 chromosome C2, P.tigris_Pti1_mat1.1, whole genome shotgun sequence genomic DNA carries:
- the LOC102951844 gene encoding protein transport protein Sec61 subunit gamma-like has product MDQVMQFVEPSRQFVKDSIQLVKRCTKPDRKEFQKIAMATAIGFAIMGFIGFFVKLIHIPINNIIVGG; this is encoded by the coding sequence ATGGATCAGGTAATGCAGTTCGTTGAGCCGAGTCGGCAGTTTGTGAAGGACTCAATTCAGCTGGTCAAAAGGTGCACTAAACCTGATAGGAAAGAATTCCAGAAGATTGCCATGGCAACAGCAATAGGATTTGCTATAATGGGATTCATTGGCTTTTTTGTGAAATTGATCCATATCCCTATTAATAACATCATTGTTGGTGGCTGA